The following are encoded in a window of Solidesulfovibrio magneticus RS-1 genomic DNA:
- a CDS encoding transposase: MGLGRQGDQQGTMYLAWDEIPRSRGHAFYDRLQQTLRKAAFDGFAEKLCKPFYSDKGRPSIPPGRYFRMHLVGYFEGIDSERGIEWRCADSLSLRDFLQLSPKESVPDHSSLSRTRSRLPLATHQEVFTWVLKVLSKDGLVLGGRIGVDASTMEANAALKTIVRRDTGESYRKMLLRMAKESGIDSPTDEDLARMDRKRVGKTLSNKDWQSQVDPEAKIAKMKDGRTHLAYKPEHAVDLDTGAVVAVEVHEADKGDTSTLQKTLKAAQESLRRVTSTPPCPDDPAELVADKGYFSRDVLKDLDGGPWRTRIAEPKRNGLNSWRGDHEARRAVYNNRIRISSMVGKAMGKQRTELVERSFEHTLDRSGGMRRVWLRGRENIQKRYLLHVAGFNLGLLMRVKTGHGTPRGWASAWLALIWPNQHPSMAYLAIVMVVEGRCCGIMPIAVICGGE, translated from the coding sequence ATGGGGCTTGGCCGTCAGGGTGATCAGCAGGGGACGATGTATCTGGCCTGGGATGAGATTCCTCGGTCTCGTGGGCACGCTTTTTACGATCGTCTCCAGCAGACTCTCCGGAAAGCCGCCTTCGATGGTTTCGCCGAGAAGCTGTGCAAGCCCTTCTATTCCGACAAGGGGCGTCCCTCCATTCCGCCTGGCCGGTATTTTCGGATGCACCTCGTGGGGTATTTCGAGGGCATCGACAGCGAGCGCGGCATTGAGTGGCGCTGCGCCGATTCGCTTTCCCTCCGGGATTTTCTCCAGCTTTCGCCCAAGGAGTCTGTGCCGGATCATTCCTCGCTCAGTCGGACACGGTCCCGTCTGCCGCTGGCGACCCACCAAGAGGTTTTCACCTGGGTTCTCAAGGTGCTCAGCAAGGATGGCTTGGTCCTTGGAGGCCGCATTGGCGTGGACGCTTCGACCATGGAGGCCAACGCGGCGCTCAAAACCATCGTGCGCCGGGACACGGGTGAGAGCTACCGCAAGATGCTCCTGCGCATGGCTAAGGAGAGCGGCATCGACTCTCCGACGGATGAGGATCTGGCTCGCATGGACCGCAAGCGCGTCGGCAAGACGCTTTCGAACAAGGACTGGCAGTCGCAGGTCGATCCCGAGGCGAAGATCGCCAAGATGAAGGATGGCCGAACGCATCTGGCGTACAAGCCGGAGCACGCGGTGGACCTGGACACCGGCGCGGTCGTGGCGGTCGAGGTGCATGAAGCGGACAAGGGGGACACTTCGACTCTGCAAAAGACGCTGAAAGCCGCTCAAGAAAGTTTGCGACGGGTCACTTCCACACCGCCATGCCCGGACGATCCTGCGGAACTGGTCGCGGACAAGGGCTATTTCTCCCGGGATGTCCTCAAAGACCTGGACGGAGGGCCATGGCGGACGAGAATCGCCGAACCCAAGCGCAACGGCCTGAACTCCTGGCGTGGCGATCATGAGGCGCGGCGCGCCGTGTACAACAACCGAATCCGGATATCGTCGATGGTCGGGAAGGCCATGGGAAAACAGCGGACGGAACTGGTCGAAAGAAGCTTCGAGCATACGCTGGACCGGTCTGGCGGTATGCGCCGGGTCTGGCTCCGGGGACGGGAGAACATCCAGAAACGGTATCTGCTCCATGTGGCCGGTTTCAATCTCGGCCTGCTGATGCGGGTCAAGACCGGCCATGGCACCCCCAGGGGCTGGGCCAGTGCCTGGCTTGCGCTCATTTGGCCCAATCAGCATCCCTCAATGGCCTATTTGGCCATCGTCATGGTGGTCGAAGGACGATGCTGTGGAATCATGCCCATCGCCGTCATCTGCGGGGGAGAATAG
- a CDS encoding DUF1214 domain-containing protein gives MKFSFRHLLLVNALLVHSAVYAAEPVTVDNFVRAESDMTIARYAKQGAFGKFLHIRQPTPIDKQDVIRMNRDTLYSAGVFDLTEQVTIIKPDSKGRFQSMMVINEDHSILPVEHGAGEFTLTRERVGTRYAIVLFRTFVDANDPQDIKAANAMQDKIAVRQKNTGTFEIPDWDEASLKKVRDAINVLAETRTSAKGMFGDKAKLNPISHLLGTAFGWGGNPEEAAVYDNVVPTKNDGMTPYRITVKDVPVDGFWSITVYNKAGFMEKNDQNVYSYNNVTAMKNADGSITINFGGGLKAINNLPISPGWNYIVRMYQPKQEVINGSWSFPIAQPSE, from the coding sequence ATGAAGTTCAGTTTCAGACATTTGCTGCTTGTTAACGCTCTTCTAGTTCATTCGGCAGTCTACGCTGCGGAACCCGTCACGGTCGACAACTTCGTCCGTGCAGAGTCCGACATGACCATCGCCCGTTACGCCAAGCAAGGAGCGTTTGGCAAGTTCCTGCACATTCGCCAACCCACGCCAATCGACAAACAGGACGTCATCCGCATGAACCGCGACACGCTCTACTCGGCTGGTGTCTTCGACCTTACCGAGCAAGTTACAATCATAAAGCCGGACTCCAAAGGGCGGTTCCAGTCGATGATGGTCATCAACGAGGATCACTCGATACTTCCCGTTGAGCATGGCGCTGGCGAGTTCACATTGACGAGGGAAAGAGTCGGGACGCGCTACGCGATAGTGCTCTTCCGCACATTCGTCGATGCGAATGATCCACAGGACATCAAGGCCGCCAACGCCATGCAGGACAAGATTGCCGTGCGGCAGAAGAACACGGGAACGTTCGAGATTCCAGATTGGGATGAGGCGTCGCTGAAAAAGGTTCGTGATGCGATCAACGTTCTCGCGGAGACCCGAACCAGTGCCAAGGGCATGTTTGGCGACAAGGCTAAGCTCAACCCGATCAGTCACCTGCTGGGCACGGCTTTCGGTTGGGGTGGAAATCCTGAAGAGGCCGCCGTCTATGACAACGTCGTGCCGACGAAGAACGACGGCATGACGCCATACCGTATAACCGTGAAGGACGTGCCGGTTGACGGTTTCTGGTCCATTACCGTTTACAACAAGGCGGGCTTCATGGAGAAGAACGACCAGAACGTCTACTCCTACAACAACGTGACGGCGATGAAAAACGCAGATGGGAGCATCACGATCAACTTCGGCGGTGGCCTCAAAGCCATCAATAATCTGCCGATATCTCCCGGTTGGAACTACATTGTGCGCATGT